Proteins encoded together in one Synechococcus sp. BL107 window:
- the nth gene encoding endonuclease III, translating to MRKAERAQLVLERLNQHYPETPIPLDHSDPFTLLIAVLLSAQCTDKKVNEVTPALFAAGPTPQAMASLDETEILSFIRQLGLAKTKAKHVRRLSELLISEHAGAVPNSFKALEALPGVGHKTASVVMSQAFGVPAFPVDTHIHRLAQRWGLTNGSSVATTEQDLKRLFPKSQWNRLHLQIIFYGREYCSARGCNGTICPLCKELFPKRRKAVITQKA from the coding sequence TTGCGCAAAGCAGAGCGGGCTCAGCTTGTTTTGGAGCGACTTAATCAGCACTACCCCGAAACACCCATTCCCCTAGACCACTCCGATCCGTTCACCCTTCTGATCGCAGTTCTCCTGAGTGCTCAATGCACAGACAAAAAGGTGAATGAAGTCACACCAGCACTCTTTGCTGCAGGGCCAACACCACAGGCGATGGCATCTCTCGATGAAACAGAGATTTTGAGCTTCATCCGTCAACTCGGCCTGGCAAAGACAAAGGCCAAACACGTTCGCCGGCTCTCTGAACTGTTAATCAGCGAGCATGCCGGGGCTGTACCCAACAGCTTCAAGGCCCTCGAAGCACTTCCAGGCGTGGGGCACAAAACGGCCAGCGTTGTGATGTCCCAGGCCTTTGGCGTCCCTGCCTTTCCCGTCGATACCCACATCCACCGCCTTGCCCAACGCTGGGGCTTGACCAATGGTTCATCCGTAGCCACCACAGAACAAGACCTCAAACGACTCTTTCCAAAAAGCCAGTGGAATCGACTTCACCTGCAAATCATTTTTTACGGCAGGGAGTACTGCTCAGCACGGGGATGTAATGGAACGATCTGCCCTCTCTGCAAAGAACTCTTCCCCAAGCGTCGAAAAGCAGTGATCACGCAGAAGGCGTGA
- a CDS encoding 2Fe-2S iron-sulfur cluster-binding protein: MASYTISIEGGSSFECEDDVYILDAADAAGVDLPSSCRAGACSTCAGKILTGSVDQSDQSFLDDDQMGQGYALLCVSYPTANCTIQSDSQNDFN; the protein is encoded by the coding sequence ATGGCCTCTTACACGATCAGCATCGAAGGTGGTAGCAGCTTCGAGTGCGAAGACGACGTCTACATTCTCGATGCCGCTGATGCGGCGGGTGTTGACTTGCCATCCTCCTGTCGGGCCGGCGCCTGTTCAACCTGCGCTGGAAAAATTCTCACGGGGTCTGTAGACCAATCCGATCAAAGTTTTTTAGATGACGATCAGATGGGTCAGGGCTATGCCCTGTTGTGCGTGAGTTATCCAACGGCAAATTGCACCATTCAGTCGGATAGCCAAAACGACTTCAACTAA
- a CDS encoding uridine kinase: MDQSTKNTLNNLNHADGSPPLLCICGGSASGKTHFVNGLVRQLESIGLTALSLHCDNYYRSRYKPDPITGFDTINAIDTEALLADLQAAREGTLTHLRHYDMSSRVVVYRPIGESCLTAGYDLIVVEGAYGPQAILPRVLIAVVVYLETPLWRRIWRRLCRDVRERGRSPISVLHQTFWQMLPGERRFIVPLRQQAHVVVRDPVEGCRAVLARITSHG; this comes from the coding sequence TTGGACCAATCTACGAAGAATACCCTCAACAATTTGAATCATGCCGATGGTTCCCCACCTCTCCTTTGTATTTGTGGTGGGTCGGCATCTGGCAAGACTCATTTTGTGAATGGTCTGGTGCGACAGCTCGAATCAATCGGGCTTACTGCCCTTTCCTTGCATTGCGACAACTACTACCGAAGTCGGTACAAGCCTGATCCGATCACTGGGTTTGACACGATCAATGCGATTGATACAGAGGCTCTTCTGGCCGATCTGCAAGCGGCCAGAGAGGGAACGCTCACTCATTTGCGTCACTACGACATGTCCTCGCGCGTGGTTGTTTACCGGCCCATTGGAGAAAGCTGCCTTACCGCTGGTTATGACCTGATTGTTGTGGAGGGTGCCTACGGGCCTCAAGCGATCCTTCCCAGAGTTTTGATCGCTGTCGTGGTGTATCTCGAAACACCACTTTGGCGTCGTATTTGGCGACGACTTTGCCGTGATGTTCGTGAGCGTGGGCGTTCTCCGATCTCTGTTCTTCACCAAACGTTTTGGCAAATGCTTCCTGGGGAGCGCCGCTTCATCGTTCCACTACGACAGCAGGCCCATGTTGTGGTGCGTGATCCTGTTGAAGGTTGCCGTGCGGTTTTGGCGCGGATCACCAGTCACGGCTAA
- a CDS encoding chlorophyll a/b binding light-harvesting protein, with protein sequence MQSYGNPSVSYDWWAGNSGVAKRSGSFIAAHAAHAGLIMFWAGAFTLFELARYSSALPMGDQGLILLPHMASLGLGLDANGTIANTEPYIAIAAFHLVSSAVLGAAGIWHTLRAPKDLSEAEGRAQKFHFEWDDAKKLTFILGHHLIFLGLGVIAFVEWAKHHGIYDTAIGAVRQVEPNIDLGMVWGYQTNFLSINSLEDVMGGHAVLAFILTIGGVWHIISSPFGPFKKILIYSGEAILSYSLAGIALMGFVTSIWCAQNTLIYPVEFYGEALKLNFAFSPYFSDTAAVLNNGHTARAWLANTHFYLAFFFLQGHFWHALRSMGFNFKSVSQALETMDTAKVS encoded by the coding sequence ATGCAATCCTATGGAAATCCATCAGTCAGCTATGACTGGTGGGCAGGAAATTCAGGAGTAGCCAAGCGATCTGGCTCATTTATTGCAGCGCATGCGGCACATGCTGGCCTCATCATGTTCTGGGCTGGTGCATTCACTCTCTTTGAATTGGCTCGCTACAGCAGCGCATTGCCTATGGGTGACCAAGGATTAATTTTGCTGCCCCATATGGCGTCTTTAGGCTTAGGCCTCGATGCTAATGGAACAATTGCAAATACAGAGCCATACATTGCTATTGCTGCCTTTCATTTGGTGTCTTCAGCAGTTTTGGGAGCCGCTGGAATTTGGCATACGCTAAGAGCACCAAAAGACTTGTCTGAAGCAGAGGGACGAGCACAAAAATTCCACTTTGAATGGGACGACGCTAAAAAACTCACCTTTATCCTTGGCCACCATCTGATCTTTCTTGGATTGGGTGTTATCGCATTCGTTGAATGGGCCAAACACCATGGCATCTATGACACTGCAATAGGTGCCGTTCGCCAAGTTGAGCCCAATATAGATCTAGGAATGGTCTGGGGTTACCAGACAAATTTTCTCTCAATCAATAGTCTTGAGGACGTGATGGGAGGACACGCCGTTCTGGCATTTATCCTCACTATTGGTGGGGTCTGGCATATCATTTCAAGTCCATTTGGGCCATTCAAGAAGATTTTGATCTATTCCGGAGAAGCCATCCTGTCTTATTCATTAGCAGGCATCGCTCTAATGGGATTTGTTACTAGTATCTGGTGTGCACAGAACACTCTGATCTATCCAGTTGAGTTTTACGGAGAGGCACTGAAACTCAATTTCGCATTCTCTCCATACTTCAGTGACACTGCTGCAGTCTTAAACAATGGACATACAGCAAGGGCCTGGTTAGCTAATACACATTTCTATCTTGCCTTCTTCTTCCTTCAAGGCCATTTTTGGCATGCACTACGCAGTATGGGATTCAACTTTAAAAGTGTATCTCAGGCGTTAGAAACGATGGATACGGCAAAGGTAAGCTAA
- a CDS encoding photosystem II protein Y, translating to MDFRILLDFAPIFLALGWAGFNIGRAALGQIQLATQQYKQNSSN from the coding sequence TTGGACTTTAGAATCCTTCTTGATTTTGCACCTATTTTTTTAGCACTGGGTTGGGCTGGGTTCAACATTGGCCGAGCAGCTCTTGGACAAATTCAGTTAGCTACTCAACAGTACAAGCAAAATTCTTCTAACTGA
- a CDS encoding phycobilisome rod-core linker polypeptide, which translates to MNSDRDLFLESQFKSGSIETRDFIRGLLLSDRFYRGYVACNNNNRLVEQVIGRVLGRPIYSIRERLSWSILIADRGFNYFVDTILDSDEYMQRFGYDDVPRQVNRTLPGKAIGEIPIYQRLPRYGESWRDRLIQDNIMMSIEAFNVANRPRTSVDNLIYNEPKGRSLIIWRVSLSIGIISSVVIILSIFDAMFNS; encoded by the coding sequence ATGAACTCTGACCGAGATTTATTTCTTGAGTCACAGTTTAAAAGTGGCAGTATTGAAACAAGAGATTTCATTAGAGGCTTACTGCTATCTGATCGTTTCTATCGGGGTTATGTTGCTTGCAATAATAATAATCGACTTGTTGAACAGGTGATTGGAAGAGTTTTAGGGCGGCCTATTTATAGCATTCGTGAAAGGCTTTCTTGGTCAATTTTGATCGCAGATCGTGGATTTAATTATTTCGTTGATACCATTTTAGATAGTGATGAGTATATGCAAAGGTTTGGTTACGATGATGTGCCGCGACAAGTTAATAGGACTCTTCCAGGTAAAGCAATCGGAGAGATTCCTATCTATCAGCGATTGCCCAGGTATGGTGAAAGTTGGAGAGATCGTCTCATTCAAGATAACATTATGATGTCTATCGAGGCATTTAATGTTGCAAACAGACCGCGCACATCTGTTGACAATTTAATTTACAACGAACCTAAAGGGAGGTCATTGATAATCTGGAGAGTATCACTATCCATTGGCATTATTTCAAGCGTCGTAATTATTCTATCTATTTTTGATGCTATGTTTAATTCTTAG